The segment CCTATCCGATCGCGATCGGGATGTGTTACCACAAGCCCTTCTGCTGAGACAAGGCGTCCGAAGCCAGTGTCGAAAAAGACAAGGTCGGACAGATGAGATTGAAGATGATCGAGGGAGAGATTAATCCCCACAATACCTGCAACTCGATTGGCATTATCGTATATCGGTACGGAAAGACTCGTCAGCCATCTCGGCTTTCCTTTAAGCTCATATATGTAGGGTTCCGCGGCGGCTTCTTTTTTGTTGTTTAGCGGGACCAGGTAGTAGTTCCCCTCTCCCGGCTGTGTGTACCCCGTCAGTGGCTCATATTCAATTCTACCGGAATCGGATCTGTACCAGTACGGTATAAAACGCCCCGTTTCGTCGTAGCCTGGTAATCCTTTGTAGAATGAGTCGCTTGCGTCCAGGGTGTTTTCTTCCCAGCAGGTCCATGCCCCTTGAAAGTCTTCGTTCTTTTCGACAACCGTTTTAAGTATTCCCGAAAACAACGTTCGCCTTTCTTCAACCGGAATATTTTCCCAGGTGGAGAATACGCTCGCGAGGGTTCTGGCGGTTTCCAGAGCAGTTTCCATTTCAAGTTTGGCGATATTAGCTTTCTCTGCTGCGAGGGATTCCATGTATAACAGGGCGCTTTTTTTGTCGTTGTTATATACCAGGGTCGTCATTACAGTCGCGGTCAGTGTAAACACAACTATTACGGATAGGGAAAGAAGGATGGTAAGCTTGTTTCTCAGATTCCAGAATGACCTGCGTTGTCCCGCTTTATGCTGTACGAATACCATATTAATCCTTAATAATAATCATTATGATCTGCAGCAGTATAATCGGTGTACATATTTAACGCAAGATCCTCTGCACTGTTAAATCGGAAATAACTTCCGAGATTCTTTGCCTGAAACAGGTAAACATGATATCGTTTCTTGTCTGTATCTTCGCTGGGGAAATCAAATTACCTACTAACCATTCGTTCATGCCCCGTTCTTTAAAAAGCGGTAGATCTCGTCAGGTTCCGGGGGGCAGCCCTTTGCAAAGGAATCGGCTCCCTTGAGGCAGATGCCGACACCGATTCCGGAGACCCGTGTATCCCGGTAGCCCTGGCCGATGTGAACCGGGCTGTGCGGCAGATTATCCTCCTTTTCCAGGAAGGAGAGGGCCCGCATGAGGGAGGCGTAGCAGGCGCTGCAGGCGCCTTTCTCGTTTATGTGCTCCTTGAGGCGCCAGGCGGGTACGCTGCGCTGGATTCCTTCCACCGCTTCTCCCTTGTTCAGGTAGCGGAGCCCCGTATCGTCGGAAAGGAGGCTCCCGATTCCCAGCTCAGCCGCCTTACCAATATAGGCCACCTCCTCCGGCTGAAGCCCCAGGAGCCCTGCGGCGTAGGAGTCGATGAGAACCGGATCGATCCCGGCAAAAAAGATGTTCATGGGGACGGGGTTTCCTCCCTCCTCGTAGTCGGGGTCTCCTTCAAGGCCGTCCACCAGGATCAGGTCTGCCCGGATTATCTCGTTAAGGTCCGCAATGGGCTGGTGAAGCCCCATTCTGTGGTAGCGGCGCTTTTCGCTGTCGGGAATACAGCCCTTCATGTTTTTCAGGGCGCAGGTCAGCAGGGTCTGACAGTGGCCCTTCAGGACGGGCATATTGATCAGCCGGTCCAGCTGAAGGATGGAGCTGCAGATCCGGTATTCGCCCCTGCTGGCCTCCATTTCAACGGAGGAGTCCTTCTGCAGGTCCACCAGGGGAACACCGTATTTTTCGGATAGTTTTGTATATCCGCAGACCTTGAAGGCCCGCCGGGTGCTGTCTCCCACCCAGGATCCCTCCAGAATCTGGAGACGGCGGAAGCCCTGTTCCTGTAAAAAGGAGATTACCCCCGCCACAAAGGCTGGATGGGTCGTCGCACCGGAGGAGGCCTTTTTGGCCACCACCAGATTGGGCTTGAGGCCGATCAGCTCTTCCCTGTCCCAGTTCTGCCACTGCCGGGACTGGCGTATCAGTTCCCGGCCCGCTTCGAAGGGATCGGTGCCGAACCAGTGTAGAATCTCGTTTTCCCGCATAGCTGTAACTCCTTGCTTCCAGTGTACAGAGGATGCTTTTTTCCGTCCACCGGGGGCTGTTCTTTCCCCTGGAATTGTCCTATTATCTGCTTCGTTATGAGTACCGGCCAATCCCCCGCTGTTCCCACCCGCTTTCCTCTGGGTTCCACCCTGCTGGTGGTAAACGTGTTTTTCATGACCTTTGTCGCCCGTGCCATCCTCTCACCCCTGCTTTTGACAGTCCAGGAGGAGATGGGACTGTCCCATGCTGAAGGGGGCGGGCTTTTTCTGGTAATTTCCGCAGGCCTGATGACCAGCATGCTCCTGTCCGGTTTTATTCTCAAATTCATCACCCACCATGTGAACATAGCCCTTGCGGCGTGTCTTTCCGGCTCCGCCCTGTATCTGCTCTCCATGGCAAAGGATCCCGCTCTCTTCCGGCTGGGGCTCTTTTTTCTGGGTGCGGCCTCGGGGCTCTATCTTCCTTCCGGCGTCGTAACGATCACCGAGATAGTCCCTGCCCGTCAGCGGGGTATGGGGATCGCCTTTCACGAGGTGGGGCCGATCCTGGGCTTCGCTTCTGCGCCGTTTTTCGCTGAGTTGGCCCTCCGTTTCGCCGACTGGCGCAGCTTTCTGCTTATTCTGGGGACGGTGACCATCAGTTCCGGTATTATCTATGCCCGGTTTGGAAGGGGAGGAAGCTTTCATGGTACTCCGCCCCTCTGGTCCGAACTGGCCCTCATCATCCGGCAGCGGGATTTCTGGATTATCGCCTTCTTTTTTATTCTGGCCCTGGGAGCCGAGGCCGGAATATACTCCATGCTTCCCAGTTATCTGATTGTGGAGAAGGGGATTGACCGGGCTTTCGTGAACTCCATGGTCGGTACGTCCCGTCTGACCGCCCTCCTGATGATCTTTACCTCCGGCTACCTGGCCGACCGTTTCGGATACAAGCGGGTAATTGCGGCCGTGCTGCTGAGCTGCGGGACGGTCACCGCCGTCCTCGGTATTGCAACCGGGGTTCCCCTGATCGCCGCGGTGTATCTTCAGCCCATGCTGGTGTGCGCATTCTTTCCGGCGGGGTTTATCGCCATGTCGGGGGTCAGCGGTTCCCGTCAGCGAAACCTTCCCGTTTCCCTGACCATTCCCCTTGCGTATCTCTTCGGAGGCGGGATGATCCCGGCGCTTATCGGGCGCCTGGCTGAGCAGGGGGCCTTCGGCGCAGGATTCGTTTTCGCGGGAATACTTATGGCAACGGGGGCAGTGCTCGTACCCTTTATGAAGACCCAGGTACGATAATTCCCGGACTGCTCTGAAAATACCACGTTTTCAGAGGTATACCCTCTTTTTTTTCACCCTCTAAAAGTCATAACGATTCCTAAAAACCGCAGTTGACATAATCAGGCCTTAGCACCAATACTGTAGGGAGACCTATTATCAGGAGGAAAAAGATATGCCGGATTTTGGAAATCCCTTCAGTGGAAATGCAAACGACAGGAAGCTGACACCCGATGAGCTTGTAAGGTCCATTCGCTTTATGGTAGCTGCGGAGTACGAGGCAATACAGCTGTATCAGCAGCTTGCCGATTCAACGGACAACGAGCTGGCGAAAAAGGTATTGAACGATATAGCCGATGAAGAAAAGGTCCATGCCGGAGAGTTTCTGCGCCTGCTGCAGGAACTGGATCCCAAAGAAATGGACTTTTACAGGGAAGGAGCCCAGGAGGTGGAGGAGGAGTTTCTGGGAAAAGCCGCTGGAAAATCCGAAGGCGGCGGAAATGCTTCCGGTGGTCTGGGCATCGGCAGTCTGAAAAAATAACGAAAAGAGGTAATTGTATGAGTATTCTTAAACGCAGTCTTGCCCCCATAACTGATGCCGCCTGGGAAGAGATTGATACCCTTGCCAGGGAAACCCTGACAGCCAATCTGTCCGCCCGGCGCTTTGTCGATGTTTCCGGTCCCCATGGACTGAGCTTTACAAGTGTCGACCTGGGACGGCTGGAGCTGGTTCAGGACTCGAAGGATGGAGACCTGGGATACGGTACCTACAAAGTCCAGCCCCTGGTGGAAGCCCGGATTGGGTTTACCCTCAACATCTGGGAACTGGATAATATTGAACGGGGTGCCAGGGACATCGAAATGGATTCCCTTGTTGCAGCCGCCGCAAAGATGGCTGCTTTCGAAGAGAACGCTATATACAACGGCCTGAAGGCCGGCGGAATTACCGGCTTAAAGGAAGCCGCCTCGGGAGAAACTGTACCTATCAAGATGAACAATGATTCGGTCATCGATTCCCTTGCGGAGGCCCAGGAACGGATGCAGGCCGCAGGTGTCGAAGGGGGGGCTGATCTTATTGTAAGCCCCGACCTCTGGAAATTCCTGAACCGCGTAAGCCCGGGGGGATCCCTGAAGAAACTGGTTGAGCGA is part of the Marispirochaeta aestuarii genome and harbors:
- a CDS encoding DUF362 domain-containing protein translates to MRENEILHWFGTDPFEAGRELIRQSRQWQNWDREELIGLKPNLVVAKKASSGATTHPAFVAGVISFLQEQGFRRLQILEGSWVGDSTRRAFKVCGYTKLSEKYGVPLVDLQKDSSVEMEASRGEYRICSSILQLDRLINMPVLKGHCQTLLTCALKNMKGCIPDSEKRRYHRMGLHQPIADLNEIIRADLILVDGLEGDPDYEEGGNPVPMNIFFAGIDPVLIDSYAAGLLGLQPEEVAYIGKAAELGIGSLLSDDTGLRYLNKGEAVEGIQRSVPAWRLKEHINEKGACSACYASLMRALSFLEKEDNLPHSPVHIGQGYRDTRVSGIGVGICLKGADSFAKGCPPEPDEIYRFLKNGA
- a CDS encoding MFS transporter; this translates as MSTGQSPAVPTRFPLGSTLLVVNVFFMTFVARAILSPLLLTVQEEMGLSHAEGGGLFLVISAGLMTSMLLSGFILKFITHHVNIALAACLSGSALYLLSMAKDPALFRLGLFFLGAASGLYLPSGVVTITEIVPARQRGMGIAFHEVGPILGFASAPFFAELALRFADWRSFLLILGTVTISSGIIYARFGRGGSFHGTPPLWSELALIIRQRDFWIIAFFFILALGAEAGIYSMLPSYLIVEKGIDRAFVNSMVGTSRLTALLMIFTSGYLADRFGYKRVIAAVLLSCGTVTAVLGIATGVPLIAAVYLQPMLVCAFFPAGFIAMSGVSGSRQRNLPVSLTIPLAYLFGGGMIPALIGRLAEQGAFGAGFVFAGILMATGAVLVPFMKTQVR
- a CDS encoding ferritin family protein, which encodes MPDFGNPFSGNANDRKLTPDELVRSIRFMVAAEYEAIQLYQQLADSTDNELAKKVLNDIADEEKVHAGEFLRLLQELDPKEMDFYREGAQEVEEEFLGKAAGKSEGGGNASGGLGIGSLKK
- a CDS encoding family 1 encapsulin nanocompartment shell protein, with the translated sequence MSILKRSLAPITDAAWEEIDTLARETLTANLSARRFVDVSGPHGLSFTSVDLGRLELVQDSKDGDLGYGTYKVQPLVEARIGFTLNIWELDNIERGARDIEMDSLVAAAAKMAAFEENAIYNGLKAGGITGLKEAASGETVPIKMNNDSVIDSLAEAQERMQAAGVEGGADLIVSPDLWKFLNRVSPGGSLKKLVERQIEGSVIRSEQLDGALLYANRGGDAELILGQDISVGYHNHTARDVSLFFTESFTFRILTPEALVCFSL